From Methanosarcina lacustris Z-7289, one genomic window encodes:
- a CDS encoding CDGSH iron-sulfur domain-containing protein, whose translation MAVNEDEMRIKIIKDGPYRVTGRVPLFEQAIVTDDAGHTRELIDIKEYPRQDAYVLCRCGSSKNKPFCDGAHRKIGFEGSETASRKPYMEKAEKFEGPDLKLTDAYELCDHSRFCQRSGGIRNLIQKSDDPEARQTAIEEAMICPSGRLVLWDKKTGKPFEKEFEPSIVLVHDEQKGCEGPLWIRGGVPIESADGSMYESRNRVTLCRCGKSENKPYCDGSHWMNSQQKLEFRKKWGLE comes from the coding sequence ATGGCAGTCAATGAGGACGAAATGAGGATTAAGATAATCAAAGACGGACCGTATCGGGTTACGGGTAGAGTGCCACTTTTTGAACAGGCAATTGTCACCGACGACGCTGGCCACACCAGAGAATTAATTGATATAAAGGAATACCCCCGGCAGGATGCCTATGTCTTATGCCGCTGTGGCTCATCTAAAAACAAACCCTTCTGTGATGGGGCCCACCGCAAGATAGGTTTTGAAGGTAGCGAAACAGCCAGCAGAAAGCCTTACATGGAAAAAGCGGAAAAGTTTGAAGGTCCTGATCTAAAACTCACCGATGCCTACGAGCTCTGCGATCATTCCCGTTTCTGCCAGCGGTCTGGCGGAATAAGGAATCTCATACAAAAATCAGACGACCCGGAAGCCAGACAAACCGCCATAGAGGAAGCCATGATCTGCCCTTCAGGACGGCTGGTCCTGTGGGACAAGAAGACAGGCAAACCCTTTGAAAAAGAATTTGAACCATCTATTGTACTGGTTCACGACGAACAAAAAGGTTGTGAAGGCCCCCTTTGGATTCGAGGCGGTGTCCCCATTGAATCTGCAGATGGCAGCATGTACGAATCCCGGAACAGAGTAACCCTCTGCCGCTGCGGAAAATCAGAGAACAAGCCCTACTGTGACGGCAGCCACTGGATGAATAGCCAGCAAAAGCTCGAGTTCAGGAAGAAGTGGGGCCTGGAATGA
- a CDS encoding RNA-dependent RNA polymerase family protein, with product MKFPRATHLVVLGKSWVDFAHIRALLADLGLEVNREKTTVNNIKKGFEFLGYSFREISSEEGLEGKIRLTPTGSSIRRVIEAVEKATEFDPSFPRPIECVLEDVQKVVNPWLHYYHHTEYVEGLEEIQRYFNAQLRQYTSKYRETELSRMQEGRQISKAF from the coding sequence GTGAAATTCCCCCGGGCTACTCACCTTGTAGTCCTTGGCAAGAGCTGGGTTGATTTCGCGCATATAAGGGCATTACTTGCAGATTTGGGACTCGAAGTCAACAGGGAAAAGACCACCGTAAACAATATAAAAAAGGGTTTTGAGTTTCTTGGCTATTCTTTCCGGGAAATTTCCTCTGAAGAGGGGCTTGAAGGAAAAATCAGGCTTACACCTACCGGAAGCTCTATAAGAAGAGTTATAGAAGCCGTAGAAAAAGCAACAGAATTTGATCCCTCATTTCCCAGACCTATCGAGTGTGTACTTGAAGATGTCCAGAAAGTTGTGAACCCATGGCTCCATTATTACCACCATACGGAGTACGTTGAGGGGCTTGAAGAGATTCAGAGGTACTTTAATGCACAGCTCCGCCAATACACAAGTAAATACCGGGAAACTGAGCTTTCCAGAATGCAAGAAGGCAGACAGATTTCAAAAGCTTTTTAA
- a CDS encoding HFX_2341 family transcriptional regulator domain-containing protein, protein MSVLIATVGGTESVVKLGFRMMENVEKVILVPGKPFEQVMEKSEIKQGKTRSDPVQKAQELKKILQDFGADVEIHEVNPLDFKECLLKIIELIQEQPEGTDIAVNVTGGTKLLSLATMNAACMCYCKSFYVQEKDSGDTKVDLPSPNSGYFNDIGDQAKKILAYLLDEHKKLRKPIEECSDDELKNFINREIARGLGVTSQTITNKLQMLEADGLLMSKKGAIKNSSGLGKSSVKIWWLTDEGRIYATYFSKKNS, encoded by the coding sequence ATGTCAGTATTGATTGCTACGGTTGGTGGAACGGAAAGTGTTGTAAAGCTCGGTTTTCGCATGATGGAGAACGTGGAAAAAGTAATACTCGTCCCTGGAAAGCCGTTTGAACAGGTAATGGAGAAATCTGAAATCAAGCAAGGAAAAACCCGTTCGGATCCCGTCCAGAAAGCTCAGGAACTGAAAAAAATACTCCAAGACTTCGGAGCAGATGTCGAAATTCACGAAGTAAACCCCCTCGACTTTAAAGAATGTCTGCTGAAAATCATAGAACTGATACAGGAACAACCCGAAGGAACAGATATCGCTGTAAACGTGACCGGTGGGACAAAGCTTCTCTCCCTTGCCACAATGAACGCCGCTTGCATGTGCTACTGTAAATCTTTCTACGTTCAGGAGAAAGATTCAGGTGACACAAAGGTTGACCTGCCTTCTCCCAACTCTGGCTACTTTAACGATATCGGAGACCAGGCAAAGAAAATATTAGCGTATCTTCTGGACGAGCACAAAAAGTTGAGAAAACCCATAGAAGAATGCAGTGATGACGAGTTAAAGAATTTCATAAATAGAGAAATAGCCCGTGGATTGGGAGTGACATCACAAACAATCACCAATAAACTCCAGATGTTGGAGGCAGACGGGCTTCTCATGAGTAAAAAAGGTGCCATTAAAAATTCTTCAGGATTAGGAAAGAGCAGTGTGAAGATCTGGTGGCTTACTGATGAAGGGAGAATATATGCTACCTACTTCAGCAAAAAGAATTCTTAA
- a CDS encoding CRISPR-associated endonuclease Cas6, whose amino-acid sequence MKLKTLEMTFKSTKEFKENILCTRGFFATKFNEYVQLHNHITDKLVYSYPTIQYKVVKNKPLILGINEGVDVLKEIFDDFDTVRLGETKYEIIERSMTIKKQEFGLSDRIHFYEFLTPWLPLNQENHEKFMQIKSRDGQKEMLRRILTGNLLSMSKGLGYTVPDKIKCDIDVQVTKSEYKDVKFLSFYGGFMANFCIPDYMGIGKSPAMGRGTVQKIRVYREN is encoded by the coding sequence ATGAAACTCAAAACCCTCGAGATGACCTTCAAGTCCACAAAGGAATTCAAAGAAAACATCCTCTGCACACGTGGCTTCTTTGCGACAAAATTCAACGAATATGTCCAGCTCCACAACCACATCACGGATAAATTAGTGTACAGTTACCCGACTATCCAGTATAAGGTTGTCAAAAACAAACCCCTCATTCTGGGTATCAATGAAGGAGTCGATGTCCTGAAAGAGATTTTTGACGACTTCGACACTGTCAGACTTGGTGAAACCAAATATGAAATCATCGAGAGGTCCATGACGATCAAAAAACAGGAATTCGGGCTTTCGGACAGGATTCATTTTTACGAATTTCTCACTCCCTGGTTACCTTTAAACCAGGAAAACCACGAAAAATTTATGCAGATCAAAAGCCGGGATGGGCAAAAAGAAATGCTTCGCCGGATTCTCACAGGCAATCTTCTTTCAATGTCAAAAGGTCTCGGATACACTGTCCCTGATAAAATAAAATGCGATATTGATGTCCAGGTGACAAAAAGCGAGTACAAAGATGTGAAATTCCTTTCTTTTTACGGTGGCTTCATGGCAAACTTCTGCATCCCCGATTACATGGGAATTGGAAAATCCCCTGCAATGGGCAGGGGGACCGTCCAGAAGATCCGTGTATACAGAGAGAACTGA
- a CDS encoding nSTAND3 domain-containing NTPase → MAKMSEKEYYLAYIDILGFDKLAQEISEESNLSSDFVRKIFVKTIEEKMCTLKEQKRILTYQKHSGDSWILISDRLSNLFRNIYEILDVQLPFKNHKHLQFEIGLGKGIFGDQVEFDKEDVVNKNDTINFLNTYLLKKYSDWHKITYKKSVMSSYVVFTEELFQELNPFDKEICDLIEYTYKEKENVERTEVLNVANLNKFISRAKCLEFLDLLGISENYGYDRIDKLYVPSTGFQEIKSSLEKNKILFLTGPSEYGKTYTSLKILWDYFIDGYTPVWIRGDEKIQRLDVRNRLQNIENELNAHHIFYFEDPFGKSEYEAEESIERELTTILEVAKNAEDAYIIITSKQSIFEELKSKNNYLMELKKYEKMLGIEGKPYDITSKKQILFNWAKLRECDWVENDDQRNLISEHLKYEFFTPLKIKEFCRKTYNTKDTEVLIKWLKHASEETSINFANEVKGMSDDKKLFLSFLFISPSFEEEFIKKTYVEMLEELSIETAWNFESIIEFFASDKVEIYCNRIRFFHSSYYRSLLYLLSENGQLTSFSKNVFSKLLLKLSTKNKATKYVIRTIGDNYNNLSEEIQNLLFDFAKKDGNIKFVAGTIAYNYNNLPRRPRHLLFNLARDKKASRYVGESILRNFNKLPEDVQNLIFEFVENEEIGGYVVRSITENYSDLPPKIQGLLIKAHKEGKFEEQIARGISENFKILPKNIQDLLYELADDEDKSVHVAKAVADKFENLPKEAREKLILKLHGKRKNDVHVARAIIRNFETVPDRIQFLIFEMIENNETAEYISPIILSNLNKLPEDVAQDILFELTRKDIAVAHVLRAIFNNYYILSKDAQNLLFNILEKNKFDSAVTKILLDNYSKLPETGKKSLFKLLDEGKLNQKNTKSLKESKEYKNYRGLISMRFVET, encoded by the coding sequence ATGGCAAAGATGTCTGAGAAGGAATACTACTTAGCTTACATAGATATTCTGGGTTTTGACAAACTAGCGCAGGAGATTTCGGAAGAAAGCAATCTTTCATCTGATTTCGTAAGGAAAATCTTTGTTAAGACTATTGAAGAAAAAATGTGCACACTCAAAGAACAAAAAAGAATTCTAACTTACCAAAAACACTCAGGAGATTCTTGGATTCTTATCTCTGATAGACTTTCAAATTTGTTCAGGAACATTTATGAAATATTAGATGTTCAATTGCCATTTAAAAATCACAAACATCTCCAATTTGAAATCGGGTTGGGAAAAGGAATTTTCGGAGACCAAGTTGAATTTGATAAAGAAGATGTAGTCAACAAAAATGATACAATTAACTTCTTGAATACTTATCTTCTAAAAAAATATTCGGATTGGCACAAAATAACCTACAAAAAATCTGTAATGTCTAGCTATGTTGTTTTCACCGAAGAACTATTTCAAGAACTGAATCCTTTCGACAAAGAAATTTGTGATTTAATCGAATATACATATAAAGAAAAGGAAAATGTAGAAAGGACTGAGGTATTGAATGTAGCTAATCTCAATAAATTCATAAGCAGAGCAAAATGTCTGGAATTTCTGGATTTGTTAGGTATATCTGAAAATTATGGATATGACAGAATTGACAAACTTTATGTCCCATCAACTGGATTTCAAGAAATAAAAAGCTCTTTGGAGAAAAACAAAATCCTGTTCCTTACAGGTCCTTCGGAATACGGGAAAACTTACACCTCTTTAAAAATACTATGGGATTATTTCATCGATGGGTATACTCCTGTATGGATCAGAGGTGATGAAAAAATTCAAAGGTTAGATGTTAGAAATAGGCTTCAAAACATTGAAAATGAACTAAATGCACATCATATTTTTTACTTTGAAGATCCATTTGGAAAATCTGAATATGAAGCCGAAGAAAGTATAGAAAGAGAACTCACTACAATACTTGAAGTTGCAAAGAATGCTGAAGATGCTTATATTATAATAACTTCCAAACAAAGTATTTTTGAAGAACTTAAAAGCAAAAATAATTATTTGATGGAACTAAAAAAATACGAGAAGATGCTTGGAATCGAAGGAAAACCTTATGATATAACTTCAAAGAAACAAATTCTTTTCAATTGGGCAAAATTAAGAGAGTGTGACTGGGTGGAAAATGATGACCAAAGAAATCTGATATCTGAACATCTTAAATATGAATTTTTTACACCCCTAAAAATTAAAGAGTTTTGCAGAAAAACTTATAATACAAAAGATACCGAAGTGCTGATAAAGTGGCTTAAACATGCGTCAGAAGAGACTTCAATAAATTTTGCTAATGAAGTAAAGGGGATGTCTGATGATAAGAAATTATTTCTATCATTCCTATTTATATCACCTTCTTTTGAGGAAGAGTTCATCAAAAAAACTTACGTTGAGATGCTTGAAGAATTAAGTATTGAAACTGCTTGGAACTTCGAGAGTATTATAGAATTCTTCGCGAGTGATAAGGTTGAAATTTATTGTAACAGGATCAGGTTTTTCCACTCTTCCTATTATAGATCTTTGCTTTATCTTCTTTCAGAAAATGGCCAGCTAACTTCTTTTAGTAAAAATGTTTTCTCAAAATTACTGTTAAAATTATCAACTAAAAATAAAGCTACTAAATATGTTATTCGTACAATAGGAGATAATTACAATAATCTCTCTGAGGAAATTCAAAATCTTCTATTTGATTTTGCAAAAAAGGATGGAAATATCAAATTTGTTGCGGGTACTATAGCATATAATTATAACAATCTTCCGAGAAGACCGAGGCACCTCTTGTTCAATTTAGCTAGGGACAAAAAAGCATCTCGGTATGTGGGAGAATCAATTTTAAGAAATTTCAATAAGCTGCCTGAAGATGTACAAAATCTAATTTTTGAATTTGTTGAAAACGAAGAGATTGGTGGCTATGTGGTTCGTTCAATCACGGAAAATTATTCAGATCTTCCACCAAAAATACAAGGACTATTGATAAAAGCACATAAAGAAGGAAAATTTGAAGAACAGATCGCCCGTGGAATTTCGGAAAACTTCAAAATTCTACCTAAAAATATTCAGGACCTTTTGTATGAACTTGCTGATGATGAAGACAAATCTGTACATGTAGCAAAAGCTGTAGCAGATAAATTTGAGAATCTTCCAAAGGAAGCAAGAGAAAAGTTGATTTTAAAGCTTCATGGCAAAAGAAAAAATGATGTACATGTTGCAAGAGCTATAATCAGGAATTTTGAAACTGTTCCAGATAGAATCCAATTTTTGATATTTGAGATGATTGAAAATAATGAAACTGCTGAATATATCTCCCCTATTATCTTAAGCAATTTGAATAAACTTCCTGAAGATGTAGCTCAAGACATATTGTTTGAACTAACTAGGAAAGATATTGCTGTTGCACATGTGCTGAGAGCTATTTTTAATAATTATTATATTCTTTCAAAAGATGCTCAAAATTTGTTGTTTAATATTTTGGAGAAAAACAAATTTGATTCGGCAGTTACCAAAATATTGTTAGACAATTATTCTAAACTTCCCGAAACAGGGAAGAAAAGTCTGTTCAAATTGTTAGATGAAGGAAAACTTAATCAAAAAAATACTAAATCACTTAAAGAAAGCAAAGAGTACAAAAATTATAGGGGTTTGATTTCTATGAGATTTGTAGAAACTTAA
- a CDS encoding type II toxin-antitoxin system RelE family toxin gives MTFKIFVHPSLFIKVPAERKESIKSAIKELTNPFPDSNGDKKELKGTRIVTYRLRAGDYRIFYQIDEEEKEVYVFDILTAEQAHKKYGRM, from the coding sequence ATGACCTTTAAAATCTTTGTTCATCCTTCTCTTTTTATTAAGGTCCCTGCAGAACGAAAGGAAAGTATAAAATCTGCAATTAAAGAGCTTACAAATCCGTTTCCGGACAGTAACGGAGACAAAAAAGAACTCAAAGGAACTCGAATAGTTACATATCGCCTGAGGGCTGGTGACTATCGGATTTTTTATCAAATTGATGAAGAAGAAAAGGAAGTATACGTTTTCGATATTCTGACTGCTGAACAAGCACATAAGAAATATGGAAGGATGTAA
- the cas1 gene encoding CRISPR-associated endonuclease Cas1: MRVVIDEYGTYVHKKRNRFVTLNNKDKAIKWEFSADKVSQILIYRGAAITADAIDLAVEKGIDIIYLDRFGKPFARTYSCKFENSAAIHRCQVRAYDSEKGVQLMRGMIEAKVRNQSFLLKSLAKNREDRELEEVAEHIFSLCAGLPEGGDIDISRNRLFGIEGEASREYFGALGTVLPEKAYSGKRTKQPPEDLFNALLSYGYGILYTEVEKACVLAGLDPYMGFMHTDRPGKPSMVLDLMEEFRQPVVDRAAISLVSKKVVKPEELKAVENGFYLDRSGRHKMVEAMSSRLSKIITYRNYQHSFSTLVLRQAREVVKFICGQEEAYSPFVYGG, from the coding sequence ATGCGAGTTGTAATTGATGAATACGGGACTTATGTGCACAAGAAGAGAAACCGCTTTGTCACATTGAACAATAAAGACAAGGCGATAAAGTGGGAATTTTCGGCAGACAAGGTCTCCCAGATTCTGATTTACAGGGGAGCTGCGATCACTGCGGATGCGATTGACCTTGCGGTCGAAAAGGGAATAGATATAATTTATCTGGACAGGTTCGGAAAGCCCTTTGCAAGGACATATTCATGCAAATTCGAAAATTCTGCTGCGATACACCGCTGTCAGGTACGGGCGTATGACAGCGAAAAAGGGGTCCAGCTGATGAGGGGAATGATCGAGGCGAAGGTCAGGAACCAGTCTTTTCTGCTAAAAAGTCTTGCAAAGAACAGGGAAGACAGGGAACTGGAAGAGGTAGCCGAACATATCTTTTCTCTCTGTGCAGGACTTCCTGAAGGTGGAGACATCGACATATCCAGAAACAGGCTTTTCGGGATAGAAGGGGAAGCTTCCAGGGAGTATTTCGGAGCTCTTGGGACTGTGCTTCCCGAAAAAGCGTATTCAGGAAAACGGACAAAGCAGCCGCCTGAAGACCTTTTCAATGCGCTTCTCAGCTACGGCTACGGCATCCTCTACACCGAGGTGGAAAAGGCCTGCGTCCTTGCGGGGCTTGACCCTTATATGGGTTTCATGCATACCGACAGGCCAGGTAAGCCCTCCATGGTGCTGGACCTGATGGAAGAGTTCAGGCAACCTGTGGTTGACAGAGCGGCAATTTCCCTTGTCTCGAAAAAGGTGGTAAAACCCGAAGAACTCAAAGCAGTTGAAAACGGTTTTTACCTGGACCGGTCGGGGAGGCATAAGATGGTTGAAGCTATGAGCTCGAGGCTTTCTAAAATAATCACTTACAGGAACTATCAGCATTCCTTTTCCACTCTGGTACTCCGGCAGGCGAGGGAAGTCGTGAAGTTCATCTGCGGCCAGGAAGAAGCTTACTCTCCTTTCGTGTACGGGGGATGA
- a CDS encoding hydrolase, with protein sequence MTIETETPECCPRFDPAPWDGKVFEWNNKKFIKDSVTTQHYMPLNFGEVIMRMNEKVARAGAEVPDWLCLSDHTSESNMDLYLAVDREVDGAENVTMSGKFLTKVYEGDFENTEGWCGDFEGYVKGKGLEIKEWFMWYTTCPACAEKYGKNYVVIVAEV encoded by the coding sequence ATGACCATCGAAACCGAAACTCCGGAATGTTGTCCTCGATTTGACCCCGCCCCCTGGGATGGAAAAGTCTTTGAATGGAACAATAAAAAGTTCATCAAGGATTCCGTTACCACGCAGCATTACATGCCTCTAAACTTTGGGGAGGTAATAATGAGGATGAACGAAAAAGTCGCCAGGGCTGGCGCGGAAGTGCCTGACTGGCTCTGCCTGTCGGACCATACCTCTGAAAGTAATATGGACCTCTACCTGGCTGTTGACAGAGAAGTTGATGGGGCTGAAAACGTAACCATGAGCGGGAAGTTCTTGACCAAAGTGTATGAAGGGGATTTTGAAAACACGGAAGGATGGTGCGGGGACTTTGAAGGCTATGTAAAAGGTAAAGGGCTCGAAATCAAGGAATGGTTTATGTGGTACACTACCTGTCCCGCCTGTGCCGAAAAATACGGGAAAAATTACGTTGTTATCGTGGCCGAAGTTTAA
- a CDS encoding hydrolase codes for MTIETETPECCPRFDPAPWDGKVFEWNNKKFIKDSVTTQHYMPLNFEEVIMRMNEKVARAGAEVPDWLCLSDHTSESNMDLYLAVDREVDGAENVTMSGKFLTKVYEGDFENTEGWCGDIEGYAKSKGLEIKEWYMWYTTCPACAEKYGKNYVVIVAKI; via the coding sequence ATGACCATCGAAACCGAAACTCCGGAATGTTGTCCTCGATTTGACCCCGCCCCCTGGGATGGAAAAGTCTTTGAATGGAACAATAAAAAGTTCATCAAGGATTCCGTTACCACGCAGCATTACATGCCTCTAAACTTTGAGGAGGTAATAATGAGGATGAACGAAAAAGTCGCCAGGGCTGGCGCGGAAGTGCCTGACTGGCTCTGTTTGTCGGACCATACCTCTGAAAGTAACATGGATCTCTACCTGGCTGTTGACAGAGAAGTGGATGGGGCTGAAAACGTAACAATGAGCGGGAAGTTCTTGACCAAAGTGTATGAAGGGGATTTTGAAAACACGGAAGGATGGTGCGGGGACATTGAAGGCTATGCAAAAAGCAAAGGGCTCGAAATCAAGGAATGGTATATGTGGTACACTACCTGTCCCGCCTGTGCCGAAAAATATGGGAAAAATTACGTTGTGATTGTTGCAAAAATATAA
- the cas2 gene encoding CRISPR-associated endonuclease Cas2 — MLLWLIYDITDNSLRYRVCETCKDFGLFRVQKSVFFGELEADKTDSILDKMEDIMKDENKTEHDSVLILPVCRSCLSKMFVTGRMFDAGLYTDQECVILG; from the coding sequence GTGCTTCTCTGGCTCATCTACGATATCACAGACAATTCTCTGCGCTACCGGGTCTGTGAAACCTGCAAGGACTTCGGCCTCTTCAGAGTCCAGAAAAGCGTGTTCTTCGGGGAACTGGAAGCCGACAAAACAGATTCAATTCTGGACAAAATGGAAGATATCATGAAGGATGAAAACAAAACGGAGCATGATTCGGTACTCATCCTTCCGGTATGCAGGTCATGCCTTTCAAAAATGTTTGTTACTGGGAGAATGTTTGATGCCGGCCTGTACACTGACCAGGAATGTGTAATTCTTGGTTGA
- a CDS encoding RAMP superfamily CRISPR-associated protein, translated as MIEEKEYEITLVTKEPFRVGGVENPLSGVDNPVAKVGDRIAVPGTTLKGAYRCAIERYLIDNFFDQNKKIWLNESFRPCIPSTKLTPDENELVKNKFYNFYNLKEDKWDTKGDGCHYPCTKKCNEARNNSKKHYICPACYFLGANGLDGFVRVPFLYAEERINELYSANIDRSTQTVKQGTNRPYQLVPDGTIFKGVMTVLVKDTIRGREIGKARRLADDTHGDIWLENEPRAQEEIIEEFILDRVKSINLIGGYKSKGFGKVEIDIEEI; from the coding sequence ATGATTGAAGAGAAAGAATATGAGATTACACTTGTGACGAAAGAACCTTTCAGAGTTGGTGGAGTGGAAAACCCTCTTTCTGGAGTAGATAACCCAGTAGCCAAAGTTGGAGATAGGATAGCTGTTCCTGGCACTACTCTAAAAGGAGCCTATCGATGTGCTATTGAAAGATATTTGATAGACAATTTCTTTGATCAAAATAAAAAAATTTGGTTGAACGAGAGTTTTAGACCTTGCATTCCATCCACAAAGCTTACTCCAGATGAAAACGAACTTGTCAAAAACAAGTTTTATAATTTTTATAATTTAAAAGAGGATAAATGGGATACTAAAGGAGATGGATGCCACTATCCCTGCACTAAAAAGTGTAATGAGGCTAGGAACAACTCCAAAAAACACTACATATGCCCTGCCTGTTACTTCTTGGGAGCTAATGGATTAGATGGATTTGTTCGAGTTCCTTTTTTGTATGCTGAAGAGAGAATTAATGAGTTATACTCTGCTAACATCGACCGATCTACACAAACAGTAAAGCAAGGAACTAACAGGCCATATCAACTGGTTCCTGATGGAACTATTTTCAAAGGAGTAATGACAGTTCTAGTCAAGGACACTATTAGGGGCAGAGAGATTGGAAAAGCTAGAAGGCTTGCAGATGATACACATGGAGATATTTGGCTTGAAAATGAACCCCGAGCCCAAGAAGAAATAATCGAAGAATTTATTCTTGATCGTGTGAAAAGCATAAATCTCATTGGAGGATATAAATCCAAAGGATTTGGAAAAGTAGAAATTGATATTGAAGAGATATAA
- a CDS encoding methyltransferase domain-containing protein, with translation MKFFHLALCSIPNPLKALKEMRRFLKPSGELIAIEYVQSSNHFIA, from the coding sequence ATGAAATTTTTCCATTTAGCCCTTTGTTCAATTCCGAACCCTTTGAAGGCTCTTAAGGAAATGAGACGTTTCTTGAAACCGTCAGGTGAGCTGATAGCCATTGAGTATGTCCAAAGCAGTAACCATTTCATTGCTTAG
- a CDS encoding CRISPR-associated endonuclease Cas6, with translation MYLQTLTLILKTEVPVLEGPEKLRGYIGNRFRENSILHQHEDNGKYLYKYPRVQYKIIEGTPVILGIEEGAAALKEIYEFLVELKLGNSLYQIEEKRIIEKRQKFGHVEPFQQYRTLSPWVALNETNYQIYLQCSSQEKVKLLQRILVGNLLSVSKSFDYVVVDQIKVKTKLSPTSILLKGIPFTGFEGEFQTNFYIPEYFGLGKSVSRGFGTVRNCHNS, from the coding sequence ATGTATCTCCAAACTTTAACACTGATACTAAAAACCGAAGTTCCAGTTCTAGAAGGTCCCGAAAAACTAAGAGGATACATTGGAAATAGGTTTAGAGAAAATAGTATACTACATCAGCATGAAGATAATGGAAAGTATCTTTACAAGTATCCAAGAGTACAATACAAAATAATTGAGGGAACACCGGTTATTTTGGGAATTGAAGAAGGAGCTGCAGCACTCAAAGAAATATATGAATTTCTTGTTGAATTAAAACTTGGAAATTCCCTTTACCAAATTGAAGAAAAAAGAATCATCGAAAAGAGACAAAAATTTGGACATGTTGAACCTTTTCAACAATATAGGACTCTTTCCCCATGGGTGGCTTTGAATGAAACTAACTATCAAATATACCTTCAATGTTCTTCTCAGGAAAAAGTGAAGCTTCTACAGAGAATTCTTGTTGGAAACTTGCTTTCAGTTTCTAAGTCTTTTGATTATGTAGTTGTAGATCAAATTAAAGTGAAAACAAAGTTATCTCCAACTTCGATCTTGCTTAAAGGTATACCTTTTACTGGTTTTGAAGGTGAATTTCAAACAAATTTCTATATACCTGAGTACTTTGGACTTGGAAAATCAGTGTCTAGAGGGTTTGGAACTGTCAGAAATTGTCATAATTCGTGA